A stretch of Deltaproteobacteria bacterium DNA encodes these proteins:
- a CDS encoding adenosylcobalamin-dependent ribonucleoside-diphosphate reductase, translated as MKEILTPNALTVLGKRYLKKDSSGNAAEGPEDMFRRVAANIASAESAYGHPSKKAEEEFYEMMTSLEFLPNSPTLMNAGRKLQQLAACFVLPIEDSIESIFKAVRDTAVIHQSGGGTGFSFSRLRPANDTVESTGGMASGPISFMRVFNTATEAIKQGGTRRGANMGVLSVHHPDIRAFITAKDDPKEFANFNLSVSITEEFMRALRSGEPYPLTNPHTGKISAMADAAEMFSLIATSAWKGGEPGILFIDAINTVNPTPRQGAMEATNPCGEQPLLPYEACNLGSINLSRMLKKSPGREWSMDFDKLARTVHTAVRFLDNTIDMCKYPLQEIDKTVRGNRKIGLGVMGFADMLIRLGIPYGSEASLSTAEEVMGFINKTAKKASASLAKERGAYPSCEAGHGARNATVTTIAPTGTLSIIAGCSSGIEPLYALSYDRRALGNITLHEMTPLLEEALFDEGFLKEEILKHVREGKGLGERPDVPEKIKRLFVTAEGISPDDHVRVQAAFQRHTDNAVSKTVNLSSASTPEDVMRVYLLAYELGCKGITVYRSRSRTEQVLSCKDTPYC; from the coding sequence ATGAAAGAAATTCTGACCCCGAACGCTCTAACGGTTCTCGGAAAAAGATACCTCAAAAAAGACAGCAGCGGCAACGCTGCCGAGGGCCCCGAAGACATGTTCAGACGTGTTGCCGCGAATATCGCAAGCGCAGAGTCCGCATACGGACATCCGTCGAAAAAAGCCGAGGAAGAATTCTACGAAATGATGACCTCTCTTGAATTCCTCCCCAACTCCCCAACCCTTATGAACGCCGGCAGAAAGCTCCAGCAACTCGCGGCATGCTTTGTGCTGCCAATCGAGGACTCGATAGAATCCATATTCAAGGCCGTAAGAGACACTGCCGTGATACACCAATCAGGAGGCGGCACCGGGTTTTCGTTCTCGAGACTAAGGCCCGCAAACGACACTGTTGAGTCCACCGGAGGCATGGCAAGCGGCCCCATATCCTTCATGCGCGTATTTAACACCGCAACCGAGGCAATAAAGCAGGGTGGCACAAGGCGCGGGGCCAACATGGGCGTACTTTCCGTGCACCACCCGGATATCCGCGCATTCATAACAGCGAAAGACGACCCAAAGGAGTTCGCCAACTTCAACCTCTCTGTTTCCATTACGGAAGAATTCATGCGCGCGCTGCGCTCCGGCGAACCTTACCCGCTTACCAACCCACACACAGGTAAAATTTCGGCAATGGCGGATGCAGCCGAGATGTTCTCGCTCATAGCAACTTCTGCATGGAAGGGCGGAGAGCCCGGCATCCTCTTTATCGACGCGATAAACACCGTAAACCCGACCCCGAGGCAGGGTGCCATGGAGGCGACAAACCCGTGCGGCGAGCAACCGCTCCTGCCATACGAGGCCTGCAACTTGGGCTCCATAAATCTTTCCCGCATGCTTAAAAAAAGCCCCGGCAGGGAATGGAGCATGGACTTCGACAAGCTTGCCAGAACAGTGCACACGGCTGTCCGCTTTCTGGACAATACTATAGACATGTGCAAATACCCGCTCCAGGAGATAGACAAAACGGTCAGGGGCAACCGTAAGATAGGGCTTGGAGTAATGGGCTTTGCCGACATGCTTATACGCCTTGGCATTCCCTACGGCAGCGAGGCCTCGCTATCTACAGCCGAGGAGGTCATGGGTTTTATCAATAAGACCGCAAAGAAGGCGAGCGCCTCTCTTGCAAAGGAGCGCGGCGCATACCCAAGCTGCGAGGCCGGGCACGGGGCAAGGAACGCGACTGTAACAACGATTGCGCCAACCGGCACGCTTTCCATAATAGCCGGGTGCTCCTCGGGCATAGAACCGCTTTATGCATTAAGCTACGATCGAAGGGCCCTTGGCAACATAACACTCCACGAAATGACGCCTCTTCTCGAGGAAGCGCTCTTTGACGAAGGATTTCTAAAGGAAGAAATACTAAAACACGTGCGCGAAGGCAAAGGCCTCGGCGAAAGACCCGATGTGCCGGAAAAAATAAAAAGGCTTTTTGTCACGGCAGAAGGGATATCCCCGGACGACCATGTACGCGTGCAGGCGGCATTCCAAAGACACACGGACAATGCCGTAAGCAAGACCGTAAACCTTTCTTCGGCATCAACCCCCGAGGACGTAATGCGCGTCTACCTTCTCGCATACGAACTCGGGTGCAAGGGCATTACCGTGTACCGGTCCAGATCAAGAACAGAGCAGGTGCTTAGCTGCAAGGATACTCCCTACTGCTAA
- the trxA gene encoding thioredoxin, which produces MSENVIEVADSSFDAMILKSELPALLDFWAPWCGPCKAISPTVEQLAAEYKGKLRVAKINVDDNPATPSNFGVRGIPTLILFKGGKEVDRIVGAVSKSNMISLIGKAL; this is translated from the coding sequence ATGTCGGAAAACGTGATTGAAGTAGCAGATTCCTCCTTTGACGCAATGATTCTCAAATCCGAACTGCCAGCTCTCCTTGATTTCTGGGCGCCGTGGTGCGGCCCCTGCAAGGCTATATCTCCAACGGTTGAGCAACTGGCCGCGGAATACAAAGGCAAGTTGCGGGTCGCCAAGATAAACGTCGACGACAACCCCGCCACACCAAGCAACTTCGGTGTACGCGGCATCCCTACACTAATACTCTTCAAGGGCGGCAAAGAAGTCGACCGCATCGTGGGCGCGGTATCGAAAAGCAACATGATAAGCCTGATTGGCAAAGCACTCTAA
- a CDS encoding tetratricopeptide repeat protein: MSSFEIARNQAGRIVLLPLVAIITGALAACAHGPSMNAKHPGKQQGGVIEVDGKPRVEDVVVEKKNESDTYYYFLVAQELKDSGDIKGAIEYYKKVLAIDESSALVHSELAYLYYKHGDIDRALLMAKKAVELAPSDVRGRLMLGDLYLVDKKYDESIAEFGAVIKLDPKNQRPYLILGNIYVNNNDHDRAIEIYKKLISEVPDSVVGLYYLGLAESEMGRLNDALEHLNKAVELGPEFPSAHVELGRLYENKGDNAKAIEIYTKAIGISPHEYSVRKLLARVLVAEKRYEEALEQYEELKKVSHSALDAYTKKGLIYMDKLGMNDEAAVEFEGALKIDADNSRLRFYLATVCEKAGKPEKAAVEFSKIKKNDEWFVEAKRRAAKLFASLDKKTEAGAERDAAIKVLEEEVKKAPGDADRHYLLGELYDESGNWDNFLKHMNAVIAINPRHVNALNYLGYALAERGMDLDKAESYIKRALAEKPESGDILDSLGWVYFKKGELKKAVAELERATKYLPEDPTVAEHLGDVYLKSSNKRKAEEAYGRAASLSPGNEALKEKLRNVRRELEKEKE, encoded by the coding sequence ATGTCAAGTTTTGAGATAGCGCGTAATCAGGCCGGCCGCATTGTCTTGTTGCCGCTCGTTGCGATTATCACGGGCGCCCTTGCTGCGTGCGCGCACGGGCCTTCAATGAATGCCAAGCATCCCGGGAAACAGCAGGGCGGGGTCATAGAGGTCGACGGAAAGCCTCGCGTAGAGGATGTCGTCGTAGAGAAGAAAAACGAGAGCGATACCTATTATTATTTCCTCGTAGCACAGGAACTAAAGGATTCCGGAGATATAAAGGGAGCCATAGAATATTACAAAAAGGTGCTTGCCATAGACGAGTCATCGGCCCTTGTGCACTCCGAACTCGCGTATCTTTATTACAAACATGGCGATATAGACAGGGCCCTTCTTATGGCGAAGAAGGCCGTGGAGCTTGCGCCGTCGGATGTGCGCGGACGGTTGATGCTTGGCGATCTTTACCTGGTGGATAAAAAATACGACGAAAGCATAGCCGAGTTCGGGGCCGTTATAAAACTCGACCCCAAGAACCAGAGGCCGTATCTGATACTCGGCAATATATATGTCAATAACAACGATCACGACAGGGCGATAGAGATTTACAAAAAACTGATAAGCGAAGTGCCGGATTCGGTCGTGGGGTTGTATTATCTCGGGCTTGCGGAGTCGGAGATGGGGCGCCTAAACGATGCGCTCGAACATCTAAACAAGGCCGTGGAGCTTGGTCCCGAGTTTCCGTCGGCGCATGTGGAGCTTGGGAGGTTATACGAGAATAAAGGCGATAACGCAAAGGCCATAGAGATATATACGAAGGCAATAGGGATTTCGCCGCACGAGTATTCGGTTAGAAAGCTCCTTGCAAGGGTGCTTGTCGCAGAAAAACGTTACGAGGAAGCCCTTGAGCAGTACGAAGAGCTTAAAAAGGTTTCGCATTCGGCCCTTGATGCGTATACGAAGAAAGGGCTTATCTATATGGATAAGCTCGGCATGAACGATGAGGCCGCCGTCGAGTTCGAGGGGGCCCTTAAGATAGACGCCGATAACTCGAGGTTGAGGTTTTATCTGGCAACTGTATGTGAAAAGGCAGGTAAGCCGGAAAAGGCCGCTGTCGAGTTTTCGAAGATAAAGAAGAATGATGAGTGGTTTGTCGAGGCCAAGCGCCGCGCCGCCAAGCTCTTTGCCTCGCTTGACAAGAAAACCGAGGCCGGGGCCGAAAGGGATGCGGCCATAAAGGTGCTCGAGGAGGAAGTAAAGAAAGCCCCGGGTGATGCCGACAGGCACTATCTTCTCGGAGAACTCTACGACGAAAGCGGCAACTGGGATAATTTTTTAAAGCACATGAACGCGGTCATAGCCATAAACCCGAGGCATGTTAATGCGTTGAACTATCTCGGCTACGCGCTTGCGGAGCGCGGCATGGACCTCGATAAAGCCGAGAGTTACATAAAGCGCGCCCTGGCGGAAAAGCCCGAGAGCGGCGACATACTCGACAGCCTCGGCTGGGTGTATTTCAAGAAGGGCGAATTGAAGAAGGCGGTAGCGGAGCTCGAGAGGGCGACGAAGTATCTGCCGGAAGACCCTACCGTTGCCGAGCATCTTGGCGACGTATATCTGAAAAGTTCCAACAAGAGAAAGGCCGAGGAGGCCTACGGCCGCGCAGCAAGCCTGTCGCCGGGTAACGAGGCATTAAAGGAAAAGCTTCGTAACGTCAGACGCGAATTAGAAAAAGAGAAGGAATAA